One part of the Sorangiineae bacterium MSr11954 genome encodes these proteins:
- a CDS encoding tetratricopeptide repeat protein — translation MRKIARVGTVAAVFALLALPAPLRAAPGRETVKAAAERSVQPSSSGSSTPNLPRGGREQGRRSAIPVIKGTRVPDAMREQLRASLEARIDRNLAQIKTLRQEALGLLTTFVQESPRDSAEMPEALLRLGELKWEAERDAFIARFKTWETRPPDQRGPTPEPNYQPARELFGRVLRDYPAFTDYDLALYVDGFLATEQGKSDEALTRFERILKEYPRSRFTPDAHMAKAESLFYGKYDYPGALAEYEQVLRFKNSDLYGLALFKSAWCHWRIGNSDEAARRFVSVFEVTDTRGKAATTAQRKQLDELQGEALKYLVEVFTEDERNTASDVHGFLTKIGGERFAGKVVRALAETFFDQAHYERSIEAYELLLKLEPTSRDAGLWVLRIAACYSIIEDYPRLRATYARALTGYTAGSSWAKSQTDPQVVGSTTAAIEAQLREHAVNLHGKAQRDKTSRAEFEGAAGLYEVYLSRFGSSPTAYQIHFYLGDIYFYHLDKDTDAATHYMLAARRIPDAEAQREPLKTMRHDAIYNALAALERVRFAELDRRKKTGGAAQESEADKKFAEALDLYAQLYPNDPALPELFFRQGRLYYDNGVYDSAVKIWGALLEKFPRSQYAHGAGELILDSFNRSKDYENIETWARRLKTAPAFQDAQTQRKLDALIVQAVFKQGEQKVAAGDHAGAAKAYLRAAREFPRDPRAAQACVNAELAAQKAGDFGTLKEAAVLVTGREYKDKPESPLGAWTAATTFQSMGLYAEAAEFDETIASSNTREYPNYQRFEHTKDAAHNAVVLRSALGENDKTVANGNRYLAQYGTTSDSDEVVFLMGQAHQNAGRHREATELYHRYLSKTKNLDHRVQGYVLLALAQIQMRDEKGAGESLKSAVALGKRHKGELGPDGRYAAARARYLEGERILNRFDKIQIQGDTKQLSSRLKEKAELLKQASTVFLDTVSLGVAEWTTAALYQIGHAYESFAKSLREAPVPPSLSAADKEVYSQQIESFVVPMEERSIDSYETGWKKALDLGIYNRWTAKMREALGRLNGELYPPLRETGFDVRTVSAAPFPPLFEAPRRGEK, via the coding sequence GTGAGAAAGATCGCTCGCGTAGGGACGGTCGCGGCCGTCTTCGCCCTCCTCGCCTTGCCCGCCCCGCTGCGCGCGGCGCCGGGCCGGGAGACCGTAAAAGCTGCCGCCGAGCGCTCCGTTCAACCCAGCTCCTCCGGCTCCTCCACCCCAAACCTCCCGCGGGGGGGGAGGGAGCAGGGCCGGCGCTCCGCGATCCCCGTCATCAAAGGGACGCGCGTACCGGACGCCATGCGCGAGCAATTGCGCGCATCGCTCGAGGCCCGCATCGACCGGAACCTCGCGCAGATCAAGACGCTTCGGCAGGAGGCGCTCGGGCTGCTCACCACCTTCGTGCAAGAGTCGCCGCGCGATTCGGCGGAGATGCCGGAGGCCCTGCTCCGCTTGGGCGAGCTGAAATGGGAGGCGGAGCGCGACGCGTTCATCGCCCGCTTCAAAACCTGGGAGACGCGCCCGCCGGACCAACGCGGCCCCACCCCGGAGCCCAATTACCAGCCCGCGCGCGAGCTCTTCGGCCGCGTTTTGCGCGATTACCCCGCGTTCACGGACTACGATCTGGCGCTCTACGTCGATGGCTTCTTGGCCACCGAGCAGGGCAAATCCGACGAGGCGCTCACCCGGTTCGAGCGCATCTTGAAGGAGTACCCCCGCTCGCGTTTTACGCCCGACGCGCACATGGCGAAGGCGGAGTCCCTCTTCTACGGCAAATACGATTATCCGGGCGCGCTGGCCGAATACGAGCAAGTCCTTCGCTTCAAGAACAGCGATCTCTATGGCCTCGCCCTCTTCAAGAGCGCCTGGTGCCACTGGCGCATCGGAAACAGCGACGAGGCCGCCCGAAGGTTCGTCAGCGTCTTCGAGGTGACCGACACCCGCGGCAAAGCCGCCACCACCGCCCAGCGCAAACAGCTCGACGAGCTCCAGGGCGAGGCGCTCAAGTACTTGGTCGAGGTGTTCACGGAGGACGAGCGCAACACGGCCTCCGACGTCCACGGCTTCCTCACCAAGATCGGCGGCGAGCGCTTCGCCGGGAAGGTCGTGCGCGCGCTGGCCGAGACCTTCTTCGACCAAGCGCACTACGAGCGCAGCATCGAAGCGTACGAGCTCCTGCTCAAGCTCGAGCCGACCAGCCGCGACGCAGGCCTCTGGGTGCTCCGCATCGCCGCGTGCTACAGCATCATCGAGGACTACCCGAGGCTCCGCGCCACCTACGCCCGCGCGCTCACCGGGTACACGGCGGGCAGCTCGTGGGCGAAGAGCCAGACCGATCCCCAAGTGGTCGGCTCCACCACCGCCGCCATCGAAGCGCAGCTCCGCGAGCACGCCGTGAACCTCCACGGCAAAGCGCAGCGCGACAAAACGAGCCGGGCCGAGTTCGAGGGCGCCGCGGGCCTCTACGAAGTTTATTTATCCCGTTTTGGGTCCTCGCCCACCGCGTATCAAATTCATTTTTACCTCGGCGATATTTACTTTTACCACCTCGACAAAGACACCGACGCGGCCACGCATTACATGCTCGCGGCCCGGCGCATCCCCGACGCGGAGGCGCAGCGCGAGCCGCTCAAGACGATGCGCCACGACGCCATCTACAACGCGCTGGCCGCCCTGGAGCGGGTGCGCTTCGCGGAGCTCGATCGCCGCAAAAAGACGGGCGGCGCGGCCCAGGAGAGCGAGGCGGACAAAAAATTCGCCGAGGCCCTCGATCTGTACGCGCAGCTCTATCCGAACGATCCCGCGCTGCCGGAGCTCTTCTTCCGACAAGGAAGGCTCTATTACGACAATGGCGTCTACGATTCGGCCGTGAAGATTTGGGGCGCGCTCCTCGAAAAGTTCCCCCGCAGCCAATATGCGCATGGCGCCGGCGAGCTCATTCTCGATTCGTTCAATCGCTCCAAAGATTACGAGAACATCGAGACGTGGGCGCGAAGGCTCAAAACGGCGCCCGCGTTCCAAGACGCGCAGACGCAGCGCAAGCTCGACGCGCTCATCGTGCAGGCGGTCTTCAAGCAGGGCGAGCAGAAGGTGGCGGCCGGCGATCACGCGGGGGCCGCCAAGGCATACCTCCGCGCGGCCCGGGAATTTCCGCGCGATCCGCGGGCGGCGCAGGCCTGCGTGAACGCGGAGCTGGCGGCGCAGAAGGCGGGCGACTTCGGCACCTTGAAAGAGGCGGCGGTGCTGGTGACGGGGCGCGAGTACAAGGACAAGCCCGAGTCGCCGCTGGGGGCGTGGACGGCGGCCACCACCTTTCAATCGATGGGGCTCTACGCCGAGGCGGCGGAGTTCGATGAGACCATCGCGTCCTCGAATACGCGCGAGTATCCGAATTACCAGCGGTTCGAGCACACCAAAGACGCCGCGCACAACGCGGTCGTGCTCCGGTCGGCGCTGGGGGAGAACGACAAAACGGTCGCCAATGGCAATCGGTATTTGGCGCAATATGGAACTACGTCCGACTCGGACGAGGTCGTATTTCTCATGGGTCAGGCGCATCAAAACGCGGGGCGCCACCGGGAGGCGACGGAGCTTTACCATCGCTATTTGTCCAAGACGAAGAACTTGGATCACCGGGTCCAGGGTTACGTGCTCCTCGCGCTGGCGCAGATTCAAATGCGCGACGAAAAAGGCGCCGGCGAATCGTTGAAGAGCGCCGTCGCCCTCGGCAAACGCCACAAAGGCGAGCTCGGGCCCGATGGCCGGTATGCGGCGGCGCGGGCGCGCTACCTCGAAGGGGAGCGCATCTTGAATCGATTCGACAAGATTCAGATTCAAGGCGATACGAAGCAGCTCTCCTCGCGCTTGAAGGAGAAGGCGGAGCTCTTGAAGCAAGCCTCCACCGTCTTTTTGGACACCGTGTCGCTCGGCGTGGCCGAGTGGACGACGGCCGCGCTTTATCAAATCGGGCACGCGTACGAGTCGTTCGCCAAATCGCTGCGCGAGGCGCCGGTGCCCCCGAGCCTCTCGGCCGCCGACAAAGAAGTGTACAGCCAGCAGATCGAATCCTTCGTGGTGCCCATGGAGGAGCGCAGCATCGACAGCTACGAGACGGGGTGGAAGAAGGCCCTCGACTTGGGCATCTACAACCGATGGACCGCCAAGATGCGCGAGGCGCTCGGACGGCTCAACGGCGAGCTCTATCCCCCGCTGCGCGAGACCGGCTTCGACGTGCGCACCGTGTCCGCGGCGCCATTTCCGCCGCTGTTCGAAGCGCCCCGGCGAGGTGAGAAATGA
- a CDS encoding DUF1554 domain-containing protein, whose product MNRTWIACLLASTITALPLSCTTAQDLGDRPPGGGDGDGGPPGTDGNPPAPMRVFFTRTSYSSNFQFEAKRPGGMEGGDALCQLAADGARLGGTWAAWLSDRNIDAIDRIDNDSPWWTVTAQRTAQRIAFRDRATIGTRPLEPLTDEYGMPEAYFVPDHWSGTLESGRGSGQDCSSWSVASTGADACAYRKRLLCFEQRASPRKRAFVTSAAFRGNFASQTGKMLEEADKLCTNSANAANLGGHWRAWISDYQATPRLRAYDRLATRADSWTLVDRTTVVVSSRAQLLTGLEHAIDRDESNREVPADTHVWTGTYPSGAPTENHCRRFASSDPNESGYAGIVGQLAEGKWTAAGVKSCDKEAHLYCFEQ is encoded by the coding sequence ATGAACCGAACTTGGATAGCTTGCCTCTTGGCCTCGACCATCACGGCCTTGCCCTTATCGTGCACCACCGCACAGGATCTGGGCGACCGTCCGCCCGGTGGAGGCGATGGGGATGGAGGCCCGCCCGGCACCGACGGAAACCCTCCGGCGCCGATGCGCGTCTTCTTTACGCGCACGTCGTACTCCTCCAATTTCCAATTCGAGGCGAAGCGCCCCGGCGGCATGGAAGGAGGCGATGCTCTGTGCCAGCTCGCCGCCGACGGCGCGCGGCTCGGTGGAACGTGGGCGGCGTGGCTCTCGGATCGAAATATCGACGCCATCGATCGCATCGACAACGACAGCCCGTGGTGGACGGTCACGGCGCAGCGCACGGCCCAACGAATCGCATTTCGCGATCGCGCGACCATCGGTACCCGGCCGCTGGAACCGCTCACGGACGAATACGGCATGCCCGAGGCGTACTTCGTCCCCGACCATTGGTCCGGAACGCTCGAGAGCGGGCGCGGGTCCGGACAGGACTGCTCGTCCTGGAGCGTGGCCTCGACCGGCGCGGACGCTTGTGCGTACCGGAAACGTCTCCTTTGCTTCGAGCAGAGAGCCTCCCCGCGCAAGCGCGCGTTCGTCACCTCCGCGGCGTTCCGCGGTAATTTCGCGAGCCAGACCGGCAAGATGCTCGAGGAAGCCGACAAGCTTTGCACCAACTCGGCCAACGCGGCGAACCTCGGTGGCCACTGGCGCGCCTGGATCTCCGACTACCAAGCAACCCCCCGGCTACGCGCGTACGACCGCCTCGCCACGCGCGCCGATTCTTGGACGCTCGTCGACCGGACCACCGTCGTCGTTTCGTCGAGGGCACAGCTCCTCACGGGGCTGGAGCACGCCATCGATCGCGATGAATCGAATCGCGAGGTGCCCGCCGATACGCACGTGTGGACCGGCACCTACCCGAGCGGAGCGCCCACGGAGAACCATTGCCGCCGGTTCGCCTCGAGCGACCCGAACGAGAGCGGCTACGCCGGCATCGTTGGCCAGCTCGCAGAGGGCAAATGGACGGCGGCGGGGGTCAAATCGTGCGACAAAGAGGCCCACCTTTATTGCTTCGAACAATGA
- a CDS encoding citrate synthase has product MSEKVELKVSDTVKFEAPIVVGSENEKAIDIANLRAKTGLVTIDPAYMNTASTKSAITYLDGEKGILRYRGIPIEELAEHSTFVETSYLLIYGHLPDRAELTRFSTLLTRHSLIHEDMKRFFDGFPSTAHPMAVLSSMVCSLSSYYPDALDVDNKDLIDITIARLLAKVRTIAAFAYKKSIGQPFVYPKNSLRYCANFLNMMFSVPAEPYEIDPDIEKVLNVLLILHADHEQNCSTSTVRLVGSSKANLFASISAGICALWGPLHGGANQEVIEMLDSIQRDGGDVSKYIAMAKDKSSTFRLMGFGHRVYKNFDPRAKLIKACADQVLAKKGNDALLDIAKGLEEAALKDSYFVERKLYPNVDFYSGIIYRALGFPTNMFTVLFALGRLPGWIAHWKEMMDDPQTKIGRPRQIYTGPTLTPYVPIDQRK; this is encoded by the coding sequence GTGTCCGAGAAGGTCGAACTGAAGGTCAGCGACACAGTGAAGTTCGAAGCCCCCATCGTGGTGGGGAGCGAGAATGAAAAAGCGATTGACATCGCCAATTTGAGGGCCAAAACCGGCCTGGTCACCATCGACCCCGCGTACATGAATACGGCCTCGACCAAGAGCGCCATCACGTACCTCGACGGGGAAAAGGGAATTTTACGCTACCGCGGCATCCCGATCGAAGAGCTCGCTGAGCACTCCACCTTCGTGGAGACCAGCTATTTGCTCATCTACGGGCACCTCCCCGACAGGGCAGAGCTGACTCGTTTTTCCACTTTGCTCACGCGCCACTCCCTCATCCACGAGGATATGAAGCGCTTCTTCGACGGCTTCCCGTCGACCGCGCACCCGATGGCGGTCCTCTCGTCGATGGTCTGCTCGCTCTCGAGCTACTACCCCGACGCGCTCGATGTGGACAACAAGGACCTCATCGACATCACCATCGCGCGCCTGCTCGCCAAGGTCCGCACCATCGCGGCGTTCGCGTACAAAAAGTCGATTGGCCAGCCGTTCGTCTACCCGAAGAATTCGCTGCGTTACTGCGCGAACTTCCTGAACATGATGTTCAGCGTTCCGGCCGAGCCCTACGAGATCGATCCCGACATCGAGAAGGTTCTGAACGTCCTTCTCATTCTGCACGCGGACCACGAACAAAACTGTTCGACATCGACCGTGCGGCTCGTCGGCAGCTCGAAGGCCAACCTGTTCGCCTCGATTTCGGCAGGCATCTGCGCGCTCTGGGGCCCGCTTCACGGCGGCGCGAACCAGGAGGTCATCGAGATGCTCGACTCCATCCAGCGCGACGGTGGAGACGTGAGCAAGTACATCGCGATGGCGAAGGATAAATCGTCCACCTTCCGCCTCATGGGCTTTGGCCACCGCGTCTACAAGAACTTCGACCCGCGCGCGAAGCTCATCAAGGCGTGCGCCGACCAAGTGCTGGCCAAGAAGGGCAACGATGCCCTCCTCGACATCGCCAAGGGCCTCGAGGAAGCGGCGCTCAAAGACAGCTACTTCGTCGAGCGCAAGCTGTACCCCAATGTCGACTTCTACTCGGGAATCATCTACCGCGCGCTCGGCTTCCCGACCAACATGTTCACCGTCCTCTTCGCCCTCGGGCGCCTCCCCGGTTGGATCGCCCACTGGAAGGAAATGATGGACGATCCGCAGACGAAGATCGGCCGCCCGCGCCAGATCTACACGGGCCCCACCCTCACCCCGTACGTCCCCATCGACCAGCGCAAGTAA
- a CDS encoding prepilin peptidase, with protein sequence MTLNEIPLGFSRTCVIVFGLLWGSFLNVVIYRVPRELSIVRPRSRCPACEAPIAAYDNVPVLSYLILRGRARCCGAKVSPRYPLVEVLAAALSLAIFELLVRPLHADSSLGTAAIVYLVDLTLGLGLLAAAFIDAEYMYLPDPITLGGALLGIVTAPYRGSSYLESGISAAVAFVGIWLPFHVIYKAVRGRAGIGLGDAKLLALAAAWFGIFPATLFVLFAGSIQGALWAGVVYLVRGRIDEPQAVKEDREELQRAAAEGDEEARALLKEDPLGEAPEGIGQAPIAFGPFLILGILEYLFLGDLLMEWILGT encoded by the coding sequence ATGACGTTGAACGAAATCCCCCTCGGGTTCTCCCGGACGTGCGTGATTGTCTTCGGGCTCCTTTGGGGGAGCTTTCTCAACGTGGTCATCTACCGCGTGCCACGCGAGCTCTCCATCGTGCGCCCGCGATCCCGCTGCCCCGCGTGCGAGGCCCCCATCGCGGCCTACGACAACGTGCCCGTGCTCTCGTACCTGATCTTGCGGGGTCGCGCGCGATGCTGCGGCGCGAAGGTGAGCCCGCGCTACCCGCTGGTGGAGGTGCTCGCCGCAGCGCTCTCGCTCGCCATCTTCGAGCTCTTGGTGCGCCCGCTTCACGCGGACTCGTCGCTCGGCACGGCCGCGATCGTTTACTTGGTCGATTTGACCTTGGGCCTGGGATTGCTCGCGGCCGCCTTTATCGATGCGGAATACATGTATTTGCCGGACCCCATCACCCTGGGTGGGGCCTTGCTCGGCATCGTCACCGCGCCCTACCGCGGGAGCTCGTACCTGGAGTCCGGCATCTCGGCGGCGGTCGCGTTCGTGGGCATATGGCTGCCGTTCCATGTGATCTACAAGGCGGTGCGCGGGCGCGCGGGCATCGGGCTGGGCGATGCGAAGCTCTTGGCGCTCGCGGCCGCGTGGTTCGGCATCTTTCCGGCCACGCTCTTCGTTCTCTTTGCGGGGTCGATCCAGGGCGCCCTCTGGGCGGGGGTCGTCTATTTGGTGCGCGGGCGCATCGACGAGCCGCAGGCGGTCAAGGAGGACCGCGAGGAGCTCCAACGCGCCGCCGCCGAAGGCGATGAAGAGGCGCGCGCGCTCCTCAAAGAAGATCCGCTGGGTGAGGCGCCCGAGGGGATCGGTCAGGCCCCCATTGCGTTTGGGCCGTTCCTCATTTTGGGGATCCTGGAGTACCTGTTCTTGGGCGATCTGCTGATGGAGTGGATCCTGGGGACCTGA
- a CDS encoding sigma-70 family RNA polymerase sigma factor: protein MIRDGASEPSRDGSALPATMQEAAPPSTHGPAPAVLSATFRAIFESEFGFVCRSLRRLGVREADLQDVAQELFVTVHQRHGEYDPSRPLRTWLFSFSLRFAANYRRLARVRGHVSDDVLERRPASRSEDGEARDLVLRGLEALDFDRRTVIVMCDLEGFAAPEVAEQLGIPLNTVYSRLRLAREDFREAIARLDNRNGTRSAP, encoded by the coding sequence ATGATCCGCGACGGCGCCAGCGAACCGTCCCGTGATGGAAGCGCGCTCCCCGCGACAATGCAGGAGGCAGCGCCACCTTCCACGCACGGACCGGCACCCGCGGTCCTCTCCGCGACGTTTCGAGCCATCTTCGAGTCGGAGTTCGGCTTCGTATGCCGATCGCTCCGCCGCCTGGGCGTGCGCGAGGCCGATCTTCAAGACGTCGCCCAAGAGTTGTTCGTAACGGTTCACCAACGCCATGGCGAATACGACCCTTCCCGTCCCCTGCGCACATGGCTCTTCTCGTTCTCCCTCCGCTTCGCCGCCAACTACCGCCGGCTGGCGCGCGTCCGCGGACACGTCTCCGACGATGTGCTCGAACGCCGGCCCGCGTCACGAAGCGAAGATGGCGAGGCACGCGATCTGGTGCTGCGCGGGCTCGAGGCGCTCGACTTCGATCGGCGGACGGTGATCGTGATGTGCGATCTCGAAGGCTTCGCCGCCCCGGAGGTCGCCGAGCAGCTGGGAATCCCGTTGAACACCGTTTACTCGCGCTTGCGCTTGGCCCGGGAAGATTTCCGGGAGGCCATCGCCCGGCTCGACAACCGAAACGGCACGAGGAGCGCGCCATGA
- a CDS encoding outer membrane beta-barrel domain-containing protein: MRAWLTAGAASVALTASTILTPGFAGTAHAQCVDDALKEELVGGRHYRGVQERLFTKAFRHELSGMGGYYAADLYSSNWVVGGAYTFHFSEDLALEASVAFTRFRTSVTDSYERRYPQVQVEDRTDKPGRLYFGHLVWSFAYGKLRWMGGGITRFDFNAAIGAGLTDDTTSRGITGSFGLGTKWYFGKWFGVRLDIRDHILKEVLVGEEHLVNDIIVTIGPSIFFPFGG, encoded by the coding sequence ATGCGAGCGTGGCTCACGGCGGGTGCAGCGAGCGTCGCCCTCACCGCTTCGACGATTCTCACGCCGGGCTTCGCAGGCACCGCGCACGCGCAATGCGTGGACGATGCTCTGAAAGAGGAGCTGGTCGGCGGGCGGCATTACCGCGGCGTGCAGGAGCGACTCTTCACCAAGGCGTTCCGGCACGAACTTTCCGGCATGGGAGGATATTACGCAGCCGACCTGTATTCGTCGAATTGGGTCGTGGGCGGCGCGTACACCTTCCACTTCTCCGAGGACTTGGCGCTGGAGGCCAGCGTGGCCTTCACCCGCTTCCGCACCTCGGTGACCGACAGCTACGAGCGTCGCTATCCGCAGGTGCAGGTCGAGGACCGCACCGACAAACCCGGCCGTCTCTATTTCGGGCACCTGGTGTGGTCATTTGCCTATGGGAAGCTCCGCTGGATGGGGGGCGGAATCACCCGATTCGATTTCAACGCCGCGATCGGGGCAGGCCTCACTGACGATACGACATCGCGCGGCATCACCGGCAGCTTTGGGCTCGGGACCAAGTGGTACTTTGGTAAGTGGTTTGGCGTCCGCCTCGACATTCGCGACCATATTTTGAAGGAGGTGCTCGTGGGCGAAGAGCACCTGGTCAACGACATCATCGTGACCATCGGGCCCAGCATCTTCTTCCCCTTCGGCGGCTGA
- a CDS encoding DsbA family protein — MTFAHFKAGLLLVAALGSVMRTAACHGSSASGGAGETAKDPQTPADVNLPGVDTSVLTPREKGEWSTYVNEFLSPCADTPVPIAQCVKEKRACAKCVPAAKFLVKGVRDGQARDQIEKSYKNRFDAANIKNVPIEGSPTRGPESAPVTIVEFADFECPFCAMFAPILDKTVEDNQSRVRFVYKFMPLPGHPHGEIAARAGFAAWKQGKFWEMDKKMFANREHLEQSDLESYAKELGLDVAKFKADAASAAATERLAADKKLADALQVRGTPTIYINGREFDPRTAESGLKDWIATELAMNGIDPKAPAAAASAPDASTATPAGAHSGRAVDAKK; from the coding sequence ATGACTTTCGCACATTTCAAGGCAGGTCTCCTCCTCGTCGCGGCGCTGGGCTCGGTGATGCGGACAGCCGCGTGCCACGGATCCTCTGCAAGTGGCGGCGCCGGCGAAACCGCCAAGGACCCGCAAACCCCGGCCGATGTCAACCTGCCGGGCGTGGACACCAGCGTGCTCACCCCCCGCGAAAAGGGGGAGTGGTCCACGTACGTGAACGAGTTCCTCTCGCCGTGCGCGGACACGCCGGTGCCGATTGCTCAGTGTGTCAAAGAGAAGCGCGCGTGCGCCAAGTGCGTTCCGGCCGCCAAGTTCCTGGTGAAGGGCGTGCGCGACGGGCAAGCGCGCGACCAGATCGAAAAGTCGTACAAGAACCGCTTCGACGCGGCCAACATCAAGAACGTGCCCATCGAGGGCTCGCCCACGCGCGGCCCCGAGTCGGCGCCGGTGACCATCGTCGAATTCGCCGACTTCGAGTGCCCATTCTGCGCCATGTTCGCGCCCATCCTCGACAAGACGGTGGAGGATAACCAGAGCCGGGTGCGCTTCGTTTACAAGTTCATGCCGCTGCCGGGGCACCCCCACGGTGAAATTGCCGCGCGCGCCGGGTTCGCCGCCTGGAAGCAGGGCAAGTTCTGGGAGATGGACAAGAAGATGTTCGCCAACCGCGAGCACCTCGAGCAGAGCGATCTGGAGAGCTACGCCAAGGAGCTGGGCCTCGACGTGGCCAAGTTCAAGGCCGATGCCGCCTCCGCCGCGGCCACCGAGCGCCTGGCCGCCGACAAGAAGCTGGCCGACGCGCTGCAGGTCCGCGGGACGCCCACCATCTACATCAACGGGCGCGAGTTCGATCCGCGCACCGCCGAATCGGGGCTGAAAGACTGGATCGCGACGGAGCTCGCGATGAACGGCATCGATCCCAAGGCGCCCGCCGCCGCGGCGTCGGCGCCGGACGCTTCGACCGCTACGCCTGCGGGCGCCCATTCCGGACGCGCCGTGGACGCCAAGAAATGA
- a CDS encoding 3'-5' exonuclease, with protein MRVVVDGCGCFPTGRHYAGIAHLLRAVVRGLAEEFAGDGSWSEIPIAVIDVETTGRDASVDRVVEVGVVVGRHGEVIARYNWLINPGVPIPEEARQVHHISDDDVKDSPRFHEIAHEIAAALAGCIPAAYNAAFDRAFLANEFARSGPQASAGGPESKQAPALRRDVDWIDPLVWAREIHKEEKSKALGEVAQRLGIALENAHRANDDAEAALRVFYSLANDTRVPRTYGAIMQEQRRLALLQSDERRFWKN; from the coding sequence ATGAGAGTCGTCGTCGACGGCTGTGGTTGTTTTCCCACCGGACGACATTACGCAGGCATCGCGCACCTCCTTCGCGCCGTCGTACGCGGCTTGGCGGAGGAGTTTGCGGGCGATGGATCGTGGTCCGAAATTCCCATCGCCGTGATCGACGTCGAGACCACGGGCCGCGATGCTTCGGTGGATCGGGTGGTGGAGGTCGGCGTGGTGGTCGGGCGCCATGGCGAGGTGATCGCCCGCTACAATTGGCTGATCAACCCGGGCGTCCCCATCCCGGAAGAGGCGCGCCAGGTCCACCATATCAGCGACGACGACGTGAAGGACTCGCCGCGCTTCCACGAGATCGCGCACGAGATCGCGGCCGCGCTCGCGGGCTGCATCCCGGCCGCCTACAACGCGGCGTTCGACCGCGCCTTTCTGGCGAACGAGTTCGCGCGCAGCGGACCGCAGGCGAGCGCGGGAGGCCCCGAGTCGAAGCAAGCCCCCGCGCTGCGCCGCGACGTGGACTGGATCGACCCGCTGGTGTGGGCGCGCGAGATTCACAAGGAAGAGAAGTCCAAGGCGCTCGGTGAGGTCGCGCAGCGCCTGGGGATCGCGCTCGAGAACGCGCACCGCGCCAACGACGACGCCGAGGCCGCCCTCCGCGTCTTCTACAGCCTCGCCAACGATACGCGCGTGCCGCGCACCTACGGCGCCATCATGCAAGAGCAAAGGCGCCTCGCCTTGCTCCAGTCGGACGAGCGCCGCTTCTGGAAGAACTGA
- a CDS encoding threonylcarbamoyl-AMP synthase — protein MLLEISPDHPEPRKIRRAVEALEAGEVIGYPTDTVYGLGCDVMNKRAVERLYAIKQIDSSHKLAFVCPDLSEIARYAIVENQAYRILRHYLPGPYCFVLEATREVPKLIQSKRKTVGIRVPNHEVIRAITRELGRPVISTTAQRAGEDPYIDPREIRDTFHGLALVIDSGAGGMIPSTVIDLTKVPPEVLREGAGSTEDFV, from the coding sequence ATGCTCCTCGAGATCAGCCCGGATCATCCGGAACCCCGCAAGATTCGGCGCGCCGTCGAGGCGCTCGAGGCCGGCGAGGTGATCGGGTACCCCACCGACACGGTGTATGGCCTCGGGTGCGACGTGATGAACAAGCGCGCCGTCGAGCGGCTCTATGCCATCAAGCAGATTGACTCGTCGCACAAGCTCGCCTTCGTCTGTCCCGATTTGAGCGAGATCGCGCGTTACGCCATCGTCGAAAATCAAGCGTACCGTATTCTTCGCCACTACCTGCCCGGACCCTACTGTTTCGTGCTGGAGGCCACGCGCGAGGTGCCGAAGCTCATTCAATCGAAGCGCAAGACGGTCGGCATCCGCGTGCCGAACCACGAGGTGATCCGCGCCATCACCCGCGAGCTCGGGAGGCCGGTCATCTCGACCACGGCGCAGCGCGCCGGGGAGGATCCGTACATCGACCCGCGGGAGATCCGCGATACATTTCACGGCCTCGCCTTGGTGATCGACTCCGGGGCCGGTGGGATGATCCCGAGCACCGTCATCGATTTGACCAAGGTGCCGCCCGAGGTTTTGCGGGAGGGCGCGGGCTCCACCGAAGATTTCGTCTGA